One window of Arvicola amphibius chromosome 6, mArvAmp1.2, whole genome shotgun sequence genomic DNA carries:
- the Gkap1 gene encoding G kinase-anchoring protein 1: MASAVLSSVLTTASRFALLQVDSGSGSDSEPGKGKGRNNGKPQALGNKPTTNEKKREKRRKKKEQQQSEANELRNLAFKKIPQKSSHAISNVQHELSLPNPAQKESREENWQEWRQRDEQLTSEMFAADLEKALLLSKLEYEEHKQDYENVENASTQSKGVNKKDKRKTQQGKDRPLTVSLKDFQCEDHNSKKTEESNSSQTLSHDGGFFNRLEDDVHKILIREKRREQLTEHSGTENCPAPEHNQEVGLKDGRIERLKLELERKDAEIQKLKAVITQWEAKYKEVKARNGQLLKMLQEGEMKDKAEILLQVDESQSIKNELTVQVTSLHAALEQERSKVKVLQAELAKYQGGRKGKRNPESDQCR; the protein is encoded by the exons ATGGCTTCAGCGGTCCTCAGCTCTGTTCTCACTACCGCCTCTCGGTTCGCCCTGTTGCAAGTTGATAGCGGCAGTGGTTCTGACTCTGAGcctggaaaaggcaaaggccgGAATAATGGGAAGCCTCAAGCCTTGGGGAACAAACCaactacaaatgaaaaaaagagagagaaacgaagaaaaaagaaggagcaGCAGCAGAGTGAAGCAAATGAG ctTAGGAATCTTGCTTTTAAGAAAATTCCCCAGAAATCCTCCCATGCCATTTCCAATGTTCAACATGAGCTTTCATTGCCAAACCCAGCACAAAAGGAGTCTCGGGAAGAAAACTGGCAGgagtggagacagagagatgagcaG CTGACATCTGAAATGTTTGCAGCTGACCTGGAAAAGGCCTTGTTGCTGAGTAAACTGGAATATGAAGAGCACAAGCAG GATTATGAAAATGTTGAAAATGCTTCAACTCAGTCCAAAGgtgtaaataaaaaagataagagGAAGACCCAGCAGGGGAAGGACAGACCTCTCACAGTGTCCCTGAAGGATTTCCAATGTGAAG ATCATAATAGCAAAAAGACAGAG GAATCGAATTCTTCTCAGACTTTGTCACATGATGGGGGATTCTTCAATAGACTGGAAGATGATGTTCATAAAATTCTTattagagaaaagagaagagaacagcTTACAGAACATAGTGGAACAGAGAATTGTCCAGCTCCTGAGCACAACcag gaaGTGGGTCTGAAAGATGGAAGAATTGAGAGACTGAAATTAGAACTTGAGAGGAAAGACGCTGAAATTCAGAAACTCAAAGCCGTGATCACCCAGTGGGAG gCAAAGTATAAAGAAGTAAAAGCAAGAAATGGACAATTATTAAAAATGCTtcaggaaggagaaa TGAAAGATAAGGCAGAAATACTCCTGCAAGTCGATGAATCTCAAAGTATCAAGAATGAGCTGACGGTCCAG GTGACCTCACTTCACGCCGCATTGGAACAAGAAAGATCTAAAGTGAAAGTATTACAGGCAGAACTAGCCAAATACCAG